A window of Paremcibacter congregatus contains these coding sequences:
- the cysS gene encoding cysteine--tRNA ligase gives MTLKLFNTLSKQKETFTPIDPDHVTIYVCGPTVYNFAHVGNARPVVVFDQLVRLLRHDYPKVTYARNITDIDDKIIEASQESGVSIGEITEKYTRIYEADMGALNTRLPDIRPKATEYIPQMIKMTADLIAKGHAYEKDGHVLFSVASMENYGELSGRKLEDMLAGARVDVASYKKDAGDFILWKPSTDAQPGWDSPWGRGRPGWHLECSCMIEDNFGTTIDIHGGGLDLIFPHHENEIAQSRCAHDGAALANYWMHNGYLTVDGEKMSKSLGNFVTVHELLEEFPGKGEAIRMCLLSAHYRQPVDFSRDGIAQAERQLKRWYRLIKDGVNTEDVNVPDTVLEALRDDLNTPKALAELNKLAKNGVSSEFAVKQLKIAANLFGLLEQDPATYLKTPLILSGQPTTVVQRGDISGGQPCVQYSSEQEKIDGLVAERTEAKKNNDFTRADEIRAELTEQGIVLLDKPDGTTDWERK, from the coding sequence ATGACCTTGAAACTGTTTAATACCCTGAGTAAGCAGAAAGAAACTTTCACGCCAATTGATCCCGATCATGTGACGATATATGTCTGTGGTCCGACGGTCTATAATTTCGCCCATGTGGGCAACGCCCGGCCAGTTGTGGTTTTTGATCAGCTGGTGCGCCTGCTGCGTCATGATTATCCGAAAGTCACCTATGCCCGCAATATTACGGATATAGATGACAAGATCATTGAAGCGTCCCAGGAAAGTGGTGTGTCGATTGGGGAGATTACCGAGAAATATACACGAATTTATGAAGCGGATATGGGCGCGTTGAATACGCGCCTGCCGGATATTCGCCCAAAGGCGACCGAATATATTCCCCAGATGATCAAGATGACAGCGGACCTGATCGCCAAGGGGCATGCCTACGAGAAAGACGGCCATGTGCTTTTCTCGGTCGCGAGCATGGAAAATTACGGCGAACTATCCGGTCGCAAGCTGGAAGATATGCTGGCCGGCGCGCGGGTGGATGTGGCTTCCTATAAAAAAGACGCCGGGGATTTTATCCTGTGGAAACCCTCGACCGACGCGCAGCCGGGCTGGGACAGTCCGTGGGGCCGGGGGCGTCCGGGCTGGCATCTGGAATGTAGTTGCATGATCGAAGATAATTTCGGCACCACCATTGATATTCATGGTGGCGGGCTGGACTTGATCTTCCCGCATCATGAAAACGAGATAGCACAGAGCCGCTGCGCCCATGATGGCGCCGCGCTGGCTAATTACTGGATGCATAACGGTTATCTTACGGTTGACGGCGAAAAAATGTCGAAGTCTCTGGGCAATTTCGTCACCGTTCATGAATTGCTGGAAGAATTTCCCGGTAAGGGTGAAGCGATCCGCATGTGTCTGTTGAGCGCCCATTACCGACAGCCGGTAGATTTCAGTCGTGACGGCATAGCGCAGGCTGAACGTCAATTAAAACGATGGTACCGCTTGATAAAAGATGGTGTGAATACAGAAGATGTAAACGTTCCCGACACTGTTCTTGAGGCTCTTAGGGATGACTTAAATACACCGAAAGCCCTTGCAGAATTGAACAAACTCGCAAAAAATGGTGTGAGTAGTGAATTTGCAGTAAAGCAACTAAAAATTGCGGCAAATCTTTTTGGCCTTTTGGAACAAGATCCTGCTACATACTTAAAAACCCCACTTATTTTGAGTGGTCAGCCTACTACAGTTGTTCAACGTGGTGATATTTCGGGTGGCCAGCCCTGCGTACAATATTCTTCCGAACAGGAAAAAATTGACGGATTAGTTGCCGAGCGTACCGAAGCTAAGAAAAACAATGACTTCACCCGGGCTGATGAAATTCGAGCAGAACTAACCGAACAGGGCATCGTTCTGCTGGATAAACCTGATGGGACGACGGATTGGGAACGCAAATAG
- a CDS encoding SDR family NAD(P)-dependent oxidoreductase, protein MTGTLDGKIALVTGATRGIGAGVVQALAREGAHIIMVGRTTGALEDMDDAVKELGGTATLVPMDLTDFAAIDNLGGHIAKQWGKLDILIGNAGILGPISPIGHIPPKEWDQLMAINVTANYRLLRSFDALLKAADAGRATFVTSTVAEQCRAYWGGYATTKAALNCMVKTYALEVANNTNVRANIINPGPIRTSMRAAAMPGEDPDILDTPADIAPLFVKMSEEIFTANGEIISYADYKAGKYEELF, encoded by the coding sequence ATGACAGGAACCCTTGACGGTAAAATCGCCCTGGTGACAGGCGCCACCCGCGGCATTGGCGCCGGCGTCGTACAGGCCCTCGCCCGTGAAGGCGCCCATATTATTATGGTTGGCCGCACAACAGGGGCGCTGGAAGACATGGATGATGCGGTTAAGGAACTTGGTGGTACCGCAACACTTGTCCCGATGGACCTGACAGATTTTGCCGCCATCGACAATTTAGGTGGTCACATAGCCAAGCAATGGGGCAAGCTTGATATCCTGATCGGCAATGCCGGCATTCTCGGCCCGATCAGCCCGATCGGTCATATCCCGCCAAAAGAATGGGATCAACTGATGGCGATCAACGTCACCGCCAATTACCGTCTGCTGCGGTCTTTTGATGCCCTGCTCAAGGCTGCTGACGCCGGGCGGGCGACCTTCGTCACGTCTACTGTCGCGGAACAATGCAGGGCCTATTGGGGAGGCTACGCCACCACCAAGGCGGCGCTGAATTGCATGGTCAAGACCTACGCGCTCGAAGTCGCTAATAATACAAATGTACGGGCCAACATCATCAATCCTGGCCCGATCCGGACCAGCATGCGCGCCGCCGCCATGCCGGGAGAAGACCCGGACATTCTGGATACCCCGGCTGATATCGCGCCGCTATTTGTCAAAATGTCGGAGGAAATCTTTACGGCCAATGGCGAGATCATTTCCTACGCCGACTATAAAGCAGGGAAGTATGAGGAGTTGTTCTAA
- the purF gene encoding amidophosphoribosyltransferase, translated as MTDRNSSPLAPQAPLATSPFSSEGDDKFHDECGVFGIYKHPESAAHTVLGLHALQHRGQEAAGIVTFDKNQFHSHKSQGHVADNFNSQPIIESLPGDSAIGHVRYSTAGGGGMRNIQPLFADLASGGFAVAHNGNLTNAVTLRQLLVSKGSIFQSTSDSEVLIHLVATSTYQALQDRFIDALRRIEGAFAIVALSKKRLIGARDPLGVRPLVLGKLSDSSYIFASETCALDIIGAEYIRDVEPGEVITIDENGLHSLKPFPVQKPRPCIFEHVYFSRPDSLTDGTSVYKVRKHIGRELAKESKVKADLVVPVPDSGTPAAIGYAQEAGIPFELGIIRNHYVGRTFIEPSDQIRHLGVKLKHNANRGEIEGKIVVLVDDSIVRGTTSIKIVDMVRQAGAKEVHLRIASPPTTDPCYYGVDTPEKDKLLASRMSIEEMTKYIGADSLDFISIDGLYRAVCDADRNPDEPQYCDACFTGEYPTHLTDKNQHDAPEQISFLNESNSKSK; from the coding sequence ATGACAGATCGTAATTCGTCCCCCCTCGCCCCTCAGGCCCCACTAGCGACAAGTCCGTTTTCGTCTGAAGGGGATGACAAGTTTCATGATGAATGCGGCGTCTTTGGCATCTACAAGCATCCGGAATCCGCCGCCCATACCGTACTCGGCTTGCATGCCTTGCAACATCGGGGACAGGAAGCCGCCGGGATCGTCACCTTTGATAAAAACCAGTTCCATTCTCATAAGTCTCAGGGCCATGTGGCCGATAACTTCAACAGCCAGCCGATCATAGAATCCCTGCCCGGCGATAGCGCCATCGGACATGTCCGTTATTCAACCGCCGGCGGCGGCGGAATGCGCAATATTCAGCCCCTGTTCGCCGATCTCGCATCCGGCGGCTTCGCAGTAGCCCACAATGGCAACCTGACCAATGCCGTAACCTTGCGTCAGTTGCTGGTCAGCAAGGGATCTATCTTCCAGTCCACATCGGATTCGGAAGTTTTGATCCATCTGGTCGCCACCAGCACCTATCAGGCCCTTCAGGATCGTTTCATTGATGCTCTGCGCCGGATCGAAGGTGCCTTCGCCATTGTCGCACTCAGCAAGAAACGCCTGATTGGCGCGCGTGATCCGCTCGGTGTGCGTCCTCTCGTGCTTGGCAAACTTTCAGACAGCAGTTATATTTTCGCTTCCGAGACCTGCGCTCTGGATATCATCGGCGCAGAATATATCAGAGACGTGGAGCCCGGCGAGGTAATCACCATTGATGAAAACGGGCTGCATTCCCTGAAGCCTTTCCCGGTTCAGAAGCCCCGTCCCTGCATTTTTGAACATGTTTATTTCTCCCGCCCCGACAGTCTCACGGACGGGACGAGTGTCTATAAGGTACGCAAACATATCGGGCGGGAACTGGCGAAAGAATCCAAGGTCAAGGCGGATCTTGTAGTGCCTGTACCGGATTCTGGCACCCCTGCGGCCATTGGTTATGCTCAGGAAGCCGGCATCCCGTTTGAACTCGGCATCATCCGCAACCATTATGTCGGCCGGACCTTTATTGAGCCATCCGACCAGATTCGCCATCTCGGTGTCAAACTGAAGCATAATGCCAATCGCGGCGAGATCGAAGGAAAGATCGTGGTTCTCGTTGATGACAGCATCGTCCGCGGCACCACATCCATCAAGATTGTCGACATGGTGCGCCAGGCCGGGGCCAAGGAAGTGCATCTCCGCATCGCCAGCCCGCCAACCACCGATCCTTGCTATTACGGCGTCGACACGCCGGAAAAGGACAAGCTGCTCGCCTCCCGCATGTCGATTGAGGAAATGACCAAATATATCGGCGCTGACAGTCTCGACTTCATTTCCATAGACGGCCTCTATCGCGCCGTTTGCGACGCCGACCGGAATCCTGACGAGCCGCAATATTGCGACGCCTGTTTCACCGGGGAATACCCGACCCATCTGACCGACAAGAATCAGCATGACGCCCCGGAACAGATATCATTCCTCAATGAATCGAATTCTAAATCCAAATAA
- a CDS encoding CvpA family protein — MITSDLYQGFSVNPLDITVILILLIFGIASYVRGFTASALTLAAWGGAYFVTTGFAPFVLPKVSEIIQPDLMAFGLTYAILFALSLLTLKMIAGMVGKIVKNSDIGSLDSAMGLLFGLVGGMFFISCLYMITLPFISENNHPDWFKDAKSRPLIQYGASMVTTLNPYFDEKRKDLEALERVKKMMPSFPADDKEDKKYKKENQEEMNKLFEKLSKD, encoded by the coding sequence ATGATTACTAGTGATCTCTACCAAGGCTTCAGTGTCAATCCGCTGGATATTACCGTCATTCTGATTCTGCTCATTTTTGGCATTGCTTCCTACGTGCGCGGCTTTACCGCTTCGGCGCTCACTTTGGCGGCCTGGGGCGGGGCCTATTTCGTCACCACCGGTTTTGCCCCCTTTGTGCTGCCCAAAGTAAGCGAAATCATTCAGCCGGACCTTATGGCCTTCGGATTGACTTACGCCATTCTGTTTGCCCTGTCTTTACTGACCCTGAAAATGATCGCCGGCATGGTTGGCAAGATTGTTAAAAACAGCGATATTGGCTCACTTGATAGCGCCATGGGGCTTTTGTTCGGTCTGGTCGGCGGCATGTTCTTCATCAGTTGCCTGTATATGATCACCCTGCCCTTTATTTCAGAAAATAATCACCCCGACTGGTTCAAGGACGCCAAATCCCGGCCCCTGATCCAGTATGGCGCCAGCATGGTCACCACCCTGAACCCCTACTTTGACGAGAAGCGAAAAGACCTGGAAGCACTGGAACGGGTCAAGAAAATGATGCCTTCCTTCCCGGCAGATGACAAGGAAGACAAGAAATATAAAAAAGAAAATCAGGAAGAGATGAACAAACTGTTCGAGAAACTCTCGAAAGATTAA
- the radA gene encoding DNA repair protein RadA: protein MAKQRKTFVCQSCGSITGKWAGQCEACNEWNSIVEEQTSATPTGLGKASASSSKGRVIDLGDLQGEDTPPPRLISTINEFDRACGGGLVPGSAILIGGDPGIGKSTILLQAVSRLAQNNVNTVYISGEESISQVRMRAKRLGHEKSPVRLGSETNLRDILTTLDQQPGLQVVVIDSIQTMYADTVESAPGTVTQVRTCAQELIHYAKRKNVCILLVGHVTKDGQIAGPRVLEHMVDTVLYFEGDRGHQFRILRAVKNRFGGTDEIGVFEMSDLGLQEVSNPSALFIGNRSGDISGSAIFAGMEGSRPMLVEIQALVAPSSLGQPRRAVVGWDNGRLAMIIAVLDARCGLGLGAYDIYLNVAGGLRITEPAADMAVAAALISSLSDRPIPEETILFGEISLSGEIRPVSQAEARVKESAKLGFMQAFIPTGIKQKGRSLKFTELDQVSKLVDLIAQDALQ, encoded by the coding sequence ATGGCAAAACAGCGCAAAACATTTGTCTGTCAGTCCTGCGGGTCCATCACCGGCAAATGGGCCGGCCAGTGCGAGGCCTGCAATGAGTGGAACAGCATTGTTGAGGAACAGACCTCCGCCACCCCGACAGGACTTGGCAAAGCGTCCGCCAGCAGCAGCAAAGGACGGGTCATTGACCTTGGTGACCTGCAGGGCGAGGATACGCCGCCGCCGCGTCTGATATCCACCATAAATGAATTCGACCGGGCCTGTGGCGGGGGACTGGTGCCCGGTTCCGCCATCCTGATCGGCGGCGACCCCGGCATCGGTAAATCGACCATTCTGCTGCAGGCTGTCAGCCGTCTGGCGCAAAATAATGTCAATACAGTCTATATCTCCGGCGAAGAATCCATTTCACAGGTGCGAATGCGCGCCAAAAGACTCGGCCATGAAAAAAGTCCGGTGCGCCTTGGCTCCGAAACAAATCTGCGCGATATACTGACCACTCTGGATCAACAACCCGGCCTGCAGGTGGTGGTGATCGATTCCATCCAGACCATGTATGCCGATACGGTGGAAAGCGCCCCCGGCACCGTAACCCAGGTCCGCACCTGCGCCCAGGAACTGATCCATTACGCCAAACGCAAGAATGTCTGTATCCTTCTGGTCGGGCATGTGACCAAGGATGGACAGATCGCCGGTCCCCGGGTACTGGAACATATGGTCGATACTGTGCTCTACTTCGAAGGCGACCGGGGCCATCAGTTCCGTATTCTCCGGGCGGTGAAAAACCGCTTTGGCGGCACCGACGAAATTGGTGTGTTTGAGATGAGCGATCTGGGACTGCAGGAAGTCTCCAACCCCTCGGCCCTGTTTATCGGCAACCGTTCCGGCGACATCAGCGGATCGGCCATCTTCGCCGGCATGGAAGGCTCTCGACCGATGCTGGTGGAAATTCAGGCGCTCGTCGCGCCCTCCTCTCTTGGGCAACCGCGCCGCGCCGTTGTTGGCTGGGATAATGGCCGGCTTGCGATGATTATCGCCGTGCTGGATGCCCGATGCGGCCTTGGGCTCGGCGCCTATGATATTTACCTCAATGTGGCGGGCGGATTGCGCATTACGGAACCCGCCGCCGATATGGCGGTCGCCGCCGCCTTGATATCGTCACTTTCTGATCGTCCAATACCGGAAGAAACCATCCTCTTTGGCGAAATCAGCCTGTCCGGCGAAATCAGACCCGTGTCACAGGCTGAAGCCCGGGTGAAGGAATCCGCGAAACTCGGCTTTATGCAGGCTTTTATCCCCACGGGCATCAAGCAAAAAGGCCGAAGCCTCAAGTTTACAGAACTGGATCAGGTCTCTAAACTGGTCGACCTGATAGCTCAGGATGCGCTACAATAG
- a CDS encoding ABC transporter ATP-binding protein, producing the protein MTQTPKISLKGLHKKFGPKVVLDSVDLDVMPGESMVIIGGSGSGKSVTLKCILGLLHPDGGSIKVDGEETVGLTGNDRKRLQRKFGMLFQGAALFDSLPVWENVAFGLLAERKVSRKDAKEIAIENLRRVGLTPDVATLSPAELSGGMQKRVGLARAIANKPEIIFFDEPTTGLDPIMADVINELIVECVKEVGATALTITHDMSSVRKIADKVAMIYKGKIIWSGPRADIDHSNNPYVEQFIHGKAEGPIQMEVLKA; encoded by the coding sequence ATGACCCAAACGCCCAAGATCAGTTTAAAAGGACTGCATAAAAAATTTGGCCCCAAAGTGGTACTGGACAGCGTCGATCTCGATGTCATGCCCGGTGAATCCATGGTGATCATTGGCGGATCCGGGTCCGGCAAATCCGTAACCCTGAAATGCATTCTTGGCCTGTTGCACCCTGATGGCGGCAGCATCAAGGTCGATGGCGAGGAAACCGTGGGCCTGACCGGCAATGACCGCAAGCGACTGCAGCGGAAATTCGGTATGCTGTTCCAGGGCGCCGCCCTGTTCGACAGTTTGCCGGTGTGGGAAAATGTCGCCTTCGGTCTGCTGGCAGAACGCAAAGTCAGCCGCAAAGATGCCAAGGAAATCGCCATTGAAAACCTGCGCCGGGTCGGTCTCACCCCCGATGTAGCGACCCTGAGCCCCGCAGAATTATCCGGTGGCATGCAAAAACGAGTTGGCCTTGCCCGCGCCATCGCCAACAAGCCGGAAATTATCTTCTTTGATGAACCGACCACCGGGCTCGACCCGATCATGGCCGATGTGATCAACGAACTGATTGTCGAATGTGTCAAGGAAGTTGGCGCCACGGCCCTGACCATCACCCATGACATGTCGAGCGTGCGCAAAATCGCCGACAAGGTTGCCATGATCTACAAAGGCAAGATCATCTGGAGCGGTCCCCGGGCCGACATTGACCACAGCAACAATCCATACGTCGAACAATTCATTCACGGCAAGGCCGAAGGGCCAATCCAGATGGAAGTCCTGAAAGCGTAA
- a CDS encoding MlaE family ABC transporter permease, whose translation MNFLAVIGRIAFSFLQAAGRLGLFAITALSHMFTPPFYFRSLIRQMMTIGYYSLPVVGLTALFTGAALALNIYEGGSRFNAESALPSIVVIGIVRELGPVLCGLIVAGRVSASMAAELGTMRVTEQIDAMATLSTDPFKYLIAPRIIATTLMMPFMLVIVADTVGVMGGFLIATGKLNFNAGNYMTLTMDFLEAMDVYASLTKGAVFGFFISLMGCYHGYHSRGGAQGVGISTTNAVVSACMLILLSNYIVTELFFAS comes from the coding sequence ATGAATTTTCTAGCCGTCATCGGGCGGATTGCTTTTAGCTTTTTACAGGCCGCCGGCCGGTTAGGGCTGTTCGCCATTACCGCCCTGTCGCATATGTTTACCCCGCCATTTTATTTCAGATCCCTGATCCGTCAAATGATGACCATCGGCTATTATTCCCTGCCGGTCGTCGGATTGACGGCCCTGTTCACCGGTGCGGCGCTGGCGCTCAATATTTACGAGGGCGGTTCGCGCTTCAATGCTGAAAGCGCCCTGCCCAGCATTGTGGTCATCGGTATCGTCCGCGAACTCGGGCCCGTGCTCTGCGGCCTGATCGTCGCCGGTCGGGTCAGCGCCTCCATGGCCGCGGAACTGGGCACCATGCGGGTTACCGAACAGATCGACGCCATGGCGACCCTGTCCACAGACCCGTTTAAATATCTTATTGCCCCCCGGATTATCGCCACCACCCTGATGATGCCGTTCATGCTGGTCATCGTTGCCGATACGGTTGGCGTGATGGGCGGGTTTCTGATCGCCACGGGGAAACTTAATTTCAATGCCGGCAATTACATGACCCTGACCATGGATTTTCTGGAAGCCATGGATGTCTACGCCAGTCTGACCAAGGGGGCCGTATTCGGCTTCTTCATCTCCTTGATGGGCTGCTATCACGGCTATCATAGCCGCGGCGGCGCACAAGGCGTGGGGATTTCCACCACCAATGCCGTGGTTTCGGCCTGCATGCTGATCCTTTTGTCCAACTATATCGTAACGGAGCTGTTTTTCGCATCATGA
- the alr gene encoding alanine racemase, protein MTCEAFPSDCQATLTIDLDRIITNYRTCRSLAGGTDCAAMVKADAYGMGIEQVAPALYNKAGCRNFFVANLAEAIKLRRHVPDAIIYVLNGVFPGHVPYFIQHRIRPVLNDLDQIQLWAAVTAADRPACAIHFDSGINRLGLSPQETGAFIGDTTLQACLNIALIMSHLACSDAPEHPLNLTQLQNFTAITRHFPGIPASLANSGGILLGPDYHFDLARPGLMMFGGNPSPRPLPDGIQAAYHISGKVLQLRDLRIGETVGYGATWTAERPSRIAIINVGYADGYLQVFNNCGQTAYKGHMLPIVGRVSMDMIAVDITDLEVTEISPGDDVELLGEHITLEMASEVSTLSQYEILTGVKERYQRVYK, encoded by the coding sequence ATGACATGTGAGGCGTTCCCATCCGACTGTCAGGCCACCCTCACCATTGACCTCGACCGCATTATCACCAATTACCGGACCTGCCGCAGCCTTGCTGGCGGCACCGATTGCGCCGCGATGGTCAAGGCTGACGCTTACGGCATGGGCATCGAACAGGTCGCTCCGGCCCTGTACAACAAGGCCGGGTGTCGCAATTTCTTCGTCGCCAATTTGGCCGAGGCCATCAAACTCCGTCGCCATGTGCCGGACGCCATCATCTATGTGCTCAATGGCGTCTTTCCCGGTCATGTCCCCTACTTTATCCAGCATCGCATCCGTCCTGTCCTTAATGATCTTGACCAGATCCAACTCTGGGCGGCCGTGACAGCGGCTGATCGTCCGGCCTGCGCCATCCACTTTGACAGCGGCATCAACCGGCTTGGCCTGTCGCCGCAAGAAACCGGCGCCTTTATCGGCGACACTACCCTGCAGGCTTGTCTCAACATCGCCCTGATCATGAGCCATCTGGCCTGTTCCGATGCACCGGAACATCCACTGAACCTCACTCAATTGCAGAATTTCACCGCCATCACCCGGCATTTCCCCGGCATCCCGGCGAGCCTCGCCAATTCCGGCGGCATTCTATTGGGCCCGGATTATCACTTTGATCTGGCGCGACCAGGGCTAATGATGTTCGGTGGCAACCCGTCCCCGCGCCCCCTGCCCGACGGCATTCAGGCCGCCTATCATATTTCCGGCAAGGTGTTGCAACTGCGGGATCTCCGGATTGGGGAAACCGTCGGTTACGGCGCCACATGGACCGCCGAGCGGCCTTCCCGCATCGCCATTATCAACGTCGGTTATGCCGATGGCTATCTTCAGGTATTCAACAATTGCGGCCAGACTGCCTATAAGGGCCACATGTTGCCGATCGTCGGCCGGGTGTCGATGGACATGATTGCCGTGGACATTACAGACCTTGAGGTGACGGAAATCAGCCCCGGTGATGATGTGGAACTTCTGGGAGAGCATATTACACTTGAAATGGCGTCGGAAGTCTCTACTTTAAGCCAGTATGAAATCCTGACCGGGGTTAAGGAACGTTACCAGCGCGTCTATAAATAA
- a CDS encoding replicative DNA helicase, whose translation MQGDNIVPYDVENYRQTPHNLEAEQALLGAILVNNEAVARVQDFLKEEHFVNPAHQKIFQACLQLIEKGLIASPVTLKPYFENEETLAEIGGAGYLARLATAAVSIINTVEYGQIIYQMAIKRELITVGTDIVNDAYDHDVENSVQAQIEEAEKRLYSLAEQGSSESGFKSFAKSATDAVNIIEMAFKRGGKLAGKTTGFDSINKHIGGLHKSDLMILAGRPAMGKTALATNMAFNAAKAYRDDALLGVPHEENKGAVVAFFSLEMSADQLAARILSEQASLSSQDLRQGRLDQEQFNKLARTAQDLEELPLFIDDTASLTIGALRTRARRLKRQHGLGFLVIDYLQLLSGSSRNGRGPENRVQEISEITRGLKGLAKELEIPVLALSQLSRTIESRDNKRPLLSDLRESGSIEQDADMVTFVYRPEYYHNQVEPDADTPEHMIWQEEGEKLFGKAEFIIGKQRHGPTGIITLQFEANTTRFSDLPTSDDYLPAQNE comes from the coding sequence ATGCAGGGCGACAATATTGTGCCCTATGATGTGGAAAATTATCGCCAGACTCCTCATAATCTGGAAGCCGAACAGGCTCTGCTCGGGGCGATCCTGGTCAATAACGAGGCCGTCGCACGGGTGCAGGACTTCCTCAAGGAAGAACATTTCGTCAATCCGGCGCATCAGAAAATTTTCCAGGCCTGTTTGCAACTGATCGAAAAAGGTCTGATCGCCTCGCCCGTAACCCTGAAACCTTATTTCGAGAATGAAGAAACCCTGGCGGAAATCGGTGGCGCGGGTTATCTGGCGCGGCTGGCCACGGCGGCGGTCTCTATCATCAATACAGTCGAGTATGGCCAGATCATTTATCAGATGGCGATCAAACGCGAACTGATCACCGTCGGCACCGATATCGTCAATGACGCCTATGACCATGACGTGGAAAACTCCGTTCAGGCCCAGATTGAAGAGGCCGAGAAACGGCTCTATTCCCTCGCCGAGCAGGGCAGTTCCGAGAGCGGTTTCAAGAGCTTCGCCAAATCGGCCACCGATGCGGTCAATATCATTGAAATGGCCTTCAAGCGCGGCGGCAAACTCGCCGGAAAAACCACCGGTTTCGACAGCATCAACAAGCATATCGGCGGCCTGCATAAGTCCGACCTGATGATCCTCGCCGGACGCCCCGCCATGGGAAAAACGGCACTGGCCACGAATATGGCCTTTAACGCCGCGAAAGCCTATCGTGACGATGCCTTGCTCGGGGTGCCGCACGAAGAAAACAAAGGCGCGGTTGTCGCCTTCTTCTCGCTGGAAATGTCCGCTGATCAGCTCGCCGCCCGTATCCTGTCAGAGCAGGCCTCGCTGTCGTCTCAGGATCTGCGTCAGGGACGTCTGGATCAGGAACAGTTCAACAAGCTCGCCCGCACGGCTCAGGATCTGGAAGAACTGCCGCTGTTTATCGATGACACGGCGTCACTGACCATCGGGGCGTTACGCACCCGGGCCCGGCGGCTGAAACGCCAACATGGCCTCGGCTTTCTGGTAATTGACTATCTGCAACTTCTGTCCGGTTCAAGCCGCAACGGCCGTGGCCCGGAAAACCGGGTGCAGGAAATTTCGGAAATCACCCGGGGACTGAAAGGTCTCGCCAAGGAACTGGAAATCCCGGTTCTGGCCCTTTCCCAGTTGAGCCGAACTATCGAATCCCGCGATAACAAACGTCCGCTGCTGTCGGATTTGCGGGAATCCGGATCGATCGAGCAGGACGCCGATATGGTGACCTTCGTTTACCGGCCCGAATATTATCACAATCAGGTTGAACCCGACGCCGACACCCCGGAACATATGATCTGGCAGGAAGAAGGCGAGAAACTGTTTGGCAAGGCGGAATTCATCATCGGCAAGCAGCGGCACGGCCCGACAGGCATCATTACGTTGCAGTTCGAAGCCAACACCACCCGCTTCTCGGACCTGCCCACATCGGATGACTATCTGCCCGCACAAAACGAGTAA